A genomic window from Vagococcus sp. CY52-2 includes:
- a CDS encoding type Z 30S ribosomal protein S14: MAKKSMIAKNKRPAKFSTQEYTRCERCGRPHSVYRKFKLCRICFRELAYKGQIPGVKKASW, encoded by the coding sequence GTGGCTAAAAAATCAATGATTGCTAAAAATAAACGTCCAGCAAAATTCTCAACTCAAGAATATACTCGTTGTGAACGTTGTGGACGTCCACATTCAGTTTATCGCAAATTCAAACTTTGCCGTATTTGCTTCCGTGAACTTGCCTATAAAGGACAAATTCCCGGCGTGAAGAAAGCAAGCTGGTAA
- the rplE gene encoding 50S ribosomal protein L5, with protein sequence MNRLKEKYLNEVTPSLVEKFNYSSVMQTPKVDKIVINMGVGDAVSNSKNLDKAVEELALISGQKPIITKAKKSIAGFRLREGMPIGCKVTLRGERMYEFLDKLVSVSLPRVRDFHGISKKSFDGRGNYTLGVKEQLIFPEVDYDLVDKVRGMDIVIVTTANTDEEARELLGQLGMPFQK encoded by the coding sequence ATGAACCGCCTAAAAGAAAAGTATCTTAATGAAGTAACACCATCATTGGTGGAAAAATTTAATTACTCTTCTGTTATGCAAACACCTAAAGTTGATAAAATCGTTATTAACATGGGTGTTGGTGATGCAGTATCAAATAGTAAAAACTTAGATAAAGCTGTTGAAGAACTTGCTTTAATCTCTGGACAAAAACCAATTATTACAAAAGCTAAAAAATCTATCGCTGGTTTCCGTTTACGTGAAGGAATGCCAATCGGATGTAAAGTAACTTTACGTGGAGAAAGAATGTACGAATTTTTAGATAAATTAGTATCTGTCTCTTTACCTCGTGTACGTGACTTCCATGGTATCAGCAAAAAATCATTTGACGGACGTGGAAATTACACTTTAGGTGTAAAAGAACAATTAATTTTCCCTGAAGTTGATTATGATTTAGTAGATAAAGTTCGAGGAATGGACATTGTTATTGTTACAACAGCTAATACTGATGAGGAAGCTCGTGAGTTATTAGGTCAACTTGGAATGCCATTCCAAAAATAA
- the rplX gene encoding 50S ribosomal protein L24, which translates to MFVKKGDKVKVISGKDKNKEGIVLQAFPKKDRVIVEGVNVMKKHQKPSAAAPQGGIIEMEASIHVSNVMVVDPSNGEPTRVGYKEVDGKKVRVSKKTGEVLDK; encoded by the coding sequence ATGTTCGTTAAAAAAGGCGATAAAGTAAAAGTTATCTCAGGTAAAGATAAGAATAAAGAGGGAATCGTACTCCAAGCATTTCCGAAGAAAGATCGCGTCATCGTAGAAGGTGTTAACGTTATGAAAAAACACCAAAAACCTAGCGCGGCAGCTCCACAAGGTGGAATTATCGAAATGGAGGCATCTATTCACGTTTCTAATGTAATGGTGGTTGATCCATCTAATGGTGAACCAACACGCGTAGGATACAAAGAAGTAGATGGTAAAAAAGTACGTGTTTCTAAGAAAACTGGAGAAGTTTTAGATAAATAA